A stretch of DNA from Anopheles nili chromosome 2, idAnoNiliSN_F5_01, whole genome shotgun sequence:
GAGACGTACCGATCTTCGACATGAATGGCTTCACGCTCCGCCACCTGACCAAGGTTGTCCTATCGACATTGCGCGTGTACATGCGCTACACACAGGTAATGTTAACAATTATGCCACAGATTCCGAATAAACGGGATGAAGTATATATTTCAAATAACATTTCTCGTCGGCACAGGAAGCACACCCTGTGCGTTTGAAGGCGATCCATGTGATCAACTGTACGCCCTTTCTGGATCGCGTCATGTGTTTGGTGAAGCCGTTCATGAAGAAACGTGTTGCAGACATGGTGTGTAGAAAATGTCCAGCTACTTACTCGGTGCTCTACTCGGTTGGGCTAATGTTATCCGTACCATTCATTTTAGCTACATTTTCATCTACCCAACTCTGAAACAATTTACGCTCACCTTCCTAAGGCCGCCCTGCCGGACGAGTACGGAGGTCAACAGTCGATTGTTAAGCACAAGGAAGATTGGTTCAACCGAATCAAATTGCAGCGGTAAGTAAAATTCTTCTCACGCCGTTTACTGAAAAATGAATGATGTTACATTTGTGCTCACCAATTTCGCGCAGTGACTACATTACTGACAACAGCCGTTGGAAGATTGATGAATCCCGCCGAAACAACGGCAACGATCTTTGTGGTACTCTGAGAAAGCTGGAAATTGATTAGGATTTCTACATGCGTAGTTATGACACATTCTCACTAGCTTCAAAAACTGTTGTAATTTTATGTAAATGTTTTGTATTTGCGTCTTACGGCGCTggtttctaaaaaaataaaaattgtttgtgaaattataaacgatacaaaaaaaagtctaTCTGAACTGCTTGTTCTACCATTTCTTCGGATTAAAATTTCTAAGACTCTTAACTTCCAATGCAAATACAAACATCTAAGATGGACAAAATTAGTTTGAACATAAATTCTATTTAATATTGACTCGAAACATACGTATGTAACGTAACATACGGAAACCAAAGCTTATTGCTATAATAAGCTCTTCCATGGCTATCGTTTCCTATAAATAAGCTTACTATAATAATCTCTCAGCTGTCACGGGCGATTGACAGCACATTGGAGtgtcaacaaacagcaacaaggtgaagaagaaggaaatcaAACATAAACAACCCGCACGCTGTACCAGGTGTTATCAATTATGATTGCCGCTACTATTctgtcatttatttttcaaattggGCTCCCGTGTGCGGGTTGCGTATCCTCAAAACAAAGTGTTCATATCATAGGATAACTTCCACATAGTGCAAACTAGACAACTAATACTGTGCAATAGTGATATTGGTGATATTAGCAATAATTTTAGCAATTATTAGGTTATACTAAAACAATGTCGTTGTTTCACTGGACGGATGGAAACATTCACACCACGGCATTGACGCCGCGTGATTACCAGACAGAGTTACTAACAATGGCGCGGGAGGAGAACCTTATCGTGTGTCTGGCACATAATTCTGCCAAAGAATTTCTCGCCGTGAAACTAATCCAATCGATGCGGTCCGACCGGGATGGCCAACCTGGAGCGCCCTGGAGAACCGTCTACCTAACCAGGCGCTCGGATCGAACGATGCTTTCTTCaatggtttcaaatttaaCTGACTTGAGTGTAGCTATTGTTGACAAGGAACCTGACCCGGATGAATCAGCTTCGGACTACGAAGAACCGttggaaacgaacgaagatATAGCCACCGCGGATGTATTATTCTTCTCCAACGATAGGGCACTGCTAGATTACTTCGACCAAGGTACTGTTCTTCGGGAGGAAGATGTATGTCTACTGATAGTAGATGAATGCCACAAAATCTACGGCCATCGGGAGTTATTTGAAATCTGCTCCAGAATTGGACATCAGTCACAGCTAAAACGGGGTCGAAAGGCAAAAATACTTGGTCTTGCAGGCCCCCTACATGGCGCCGGCTGTGAACCGGAACGACTTTGCTGGGAATTGCACTACCTCGAGCGGTGTCTTGGGGCACGTATCGAAACCGCAAGCGACATAACCAGCGTTTTGAGGTGAAATTCTCATAAAGTACATGAAGTGAATGGTCATTTACAAACTGTTGAAATTTTAGATTCAGcaccaaacccaccgaaaTCATCCTGGAGTGCGTGCCAGCAAAATCAACGCCACTTACACTGCGTCTCCGCTTGCTAATGCAGCACCATATGGCATTTCTGCAGCAGCATCGTTATGATCCGCTAGCTTTGTACGAGCTCGATGGAAGCGATAGCGCCAGCGATAATGTTGTCTCAGACGGCGAGCCAACTAAACTGGATGTTGAACAAGACGATCTGCGCCGAGAATTGCGCTCCATTCCGGATCCGAAGTTAGCTCCGTTAAAATATCTTCAGCAGTATCTGGACCTTCTGGACGAATTCGGTCCCTGGGGTGCCGATCGTGGGGCATTGGAACTATTGACGACGattgagaaggaaaaaattcaaactcCTTACGAACGAcactttcttcttctctgcaTGGTCTCCACCGCGTTGGTGCAAGCACGATCAATTGTTGCATCGGTGTTTTCACAGTACGCCACAGAAGTGGAGCGAATCAAACGCTATTCCACACCTAAGGTTTGTCGGTTACTCGAGGTGCTAGCCTGGTTCGGCGAACTGCGTAACCGCCCAAAAGATAGCTGCCAACCGACTTTGCTAAGCAACCAGCAGAGAATGCCGTATTGTTTCTGTCGTAATGCGGAATGCAATAATCTCGGGAAgcaatttcattcatttggAACTCAGGTTTCCGATGTTGGCGAATgtatcgatcgattgaaacATCAGCTGCACTTGGTACGGCTAATGACCGATCGGATCGTGCAAAAATACGTCACGGCACCAAACACAACTGCAGGTGAGAGCATAAACTGTGCACAATCCCCACGTCATGCGTACGAGGGACGACCGAACAACTTCAGGAGAAAACGTTTCGGAGGTGGCGCTGGACAACCATGGTTTCATTCGcaacacaaaacgaacgaaatgacCGGATCAGATGCTTTATGTGGGCTGATCTTCTGTAACAATCGATCTATGGCTCGCATTCTCTACGTGTTGCTGTGCGAAATGGCGCGATCGCAACGAGAGTTTGAATTTATCAGTCCCCAGTACACAGTGGATAAGGTGGCCAATCCCTTGACCGATTCGCAACATGCCGCCGTGGAGCACCGCAAACAAGAGGAAGTACTAAAGCGCTTCCGCATGCACGAATGCAATCTGTTGATCGGAACGTCCGTCCTTGAGGAAGGCATCGAACTGCCCAAGTGCAATCTTGTTGTCCGCTGGAACAATCCCTCAAATTATCGATCGTACGCACAATGCAAGGGTCGAGCGAAAGCACCCGTAGCGTATCATATATTGTTCATCACACCAGCCCCATCCATAGATGCAGAGAAAGGTGACGAAACGGTGGAACCAATGATCGATGATGTATTGTTGGATGAATTGAACTCAGACGAAACCTTGTCCGAAGATATCGTCGATCAACTCGATAGAGAAGTGATCGAACGCACTACGGATGCAATGGTCGAGCGTGTTGCTATCTATAGACAAGTTGAAAAggtttgcatcattttttcataaaaagtTTCTTATTCCACTTCCAACTCATGTGTTGTTTGATCATTTCACAGCTTCTACTGGTTAAATGTCGCAATGGCGAACCTCCTGATTGGGAGCTAAAACATGCCGACTGTTTCAACCACTGCCTCGAGGTATACCGTCCCGGTAGTGGTACCATTTCATCGATTGGACCCTGCGCGTCACTTTGGCTGGGAAATGCAGTTCAAACGCTCAACAAGTATTGCGCTAAGCTTCCCAGTGACACTTTCACCAAACTCACGCCAATTTGGCGTTGTGCGACAACCAATCGGAAGGGTCGGACTATGTACCAGTATACTATCCGTTTACCAATCAATTCCCCATGGAAAGAGGATATTTTGGTAAGTATGTTTGCTTAAAAATCAGGTGAGAGCTATTTTATCTTCTCTTTTATCGGCAGGGTTTGCCAATGCCTACGGAAACGTTAGCGCGCAGAATGGCTGCATACGTCACTTGTAGAGTGTTGCATGCAGCTGGGGAGCTAGACAATTCGTTTCAACCCTTTGGCAAAGAAGCGTTTCGCGCATTCGAAGCGGATTGGGAAAACTTTGAGCTCGAAGAAATGGATGCAAAAATTTTGACCGAAAACATTGATCCTAGACCAGGCACTACGAAACGTCGACAATATTATTATAAGCGGGTATGTTAAACACCATACTTTTCGTTACATCAAATAAGTATACATTGTACTTGAATGGATTAATTTGTAGATAGCGTCAGTGTTTAATGATTGTCGTCCGGGTACAGACACAACCGCATATCTTTACCAGATACACATGGAGCTGATTTGTCCTATCCCAGAGGAGCAAAATACACGTGGTCGCAAGATTTACGCACCCGAGGAATCTCCACAAGGCTTTGGGATACTAACAACAAAACTGATCCCGAAGATTAGCTCCTTTCCTATATTTACTCGTTCCGGAGAGGTGAAGGTTTCACTCGACTTGTGTCCGCACCGTGTGCGGTTGTCGGAGCGGCAGCTGGAAATGGTGAATTGCTTCGTTAAGTACACGTTCACCAAAGTTTTGCGTCTGCAAAAGAGCCTAATGCTGTACGATGCGAATGCTacggaaaattgtttttttatcgttccaACCATCAAACAATCACTGCCGACCAATAAAGAAGACCATTCCGACAACGTAATGGTAGACTGGGAGTTTGTGGAAAAGATCGCCACAAATGTTCATTGCAGTGGTCCGACTTTGATTGCGGACGAAGCGCGGAAGGGATACTCGTTCGATGTAAGCAAATTTCGCGATGCGGTTGTGATGCCATGGTATCGCAATCGTGATCAACCGCAGTACTTTTATGTAGCAGAAATATGCTATCATCTGTCGCCAAAGAGCGCCTTTCCTGGGTCAAACTATGCAACGTTTGAGGAGTACTACCACCGGAAGTACAACATTCACATTCAAAACGTTCGCCAGCCACTGTTGGACGTCGATCACACTAGCGCACGGCTTAACTTCCTGACGCCACGCTACGTCAACCGAAAGGGTGTAGCTTTGCCAACCAGTTCagaggaaacgaaacgagccaAGCGAGAAAACCTGGAACAGAAACAAATACTTGTTCCCGAGCTATGCACGATCCATCCATTCCCGGCGTCGCTGTGGCGAGCGGCTGTATGTCTGCCGTGCGTTCTCTATAGGATCAACGCGTTGCTGCTAGCCGACGAAATACGGCGACAGGTGGCGAGAGATCTACGCCTGGGATGGGAAAACGTTGATGAACTGCAGGATGGAAAATTTCAGTGGCCAATGTTAAGCTTTGGATGGAACCTGGCGGATGTGTTGCGTAAGACGAAGGAACAGAAAGTTTCTGCCCAAGCTGATGCAGCGGGGATAGAAGCCGCTAGTGACTCGAAAAATTGCAACGAAGATGAGGTGAAAAGGCACGCAGGAGCAGACACAACCGCTGATACGGAAAAGCAAGATACAGAGGGTGTTTTAGAAAACAGAGACggcgaaataaaagaaaacgggTTGAGCAAACACCCtccggaaaatggcgaaaataATGAGTCGACCTGTGAGACCGACGGCGAAGGTACATTGTTGGAGATCGGGATGTGGTCGAATGAAATGGCGGCCGGGGTGGGAACCGCACAGGACGATAGCTACATGGACGATGAAGGTAAGTTGTATAAAGTGAATGTTGTTTTCCAATGCTAATATATATTCCATGAAATGTCTGCTTTTTTCAGGAGTCGGAAGAGGTGCTACATCGCCTTCGTTCCTGAGATACGATTCCGATTGCAGTACCAGTAACAGCAGTGAGAATTACTACTCATCAGATGAATACGAAGACGACGAAGATTGTTATTTGTATGAAAGCTCAAGCAAAGGAGAAATCAACGGCGATAGTCAGCCTGTCGACGAAGCGATGTCACCTGGTGATGCAGTGAACGatacaaacaacaaattgtgtaaaaaaaccacctccagTCAGCAGATGGTAACGTCAAGTCGGCTAAAAATCGAATTTAAATCGGAAACCGTGGCCGAAGCGATCGACTCCGAGTGTGACCTAGAGCGTCAACGCACGCAGCAAAACATAATCCAACGTTCCCAACAGAACGATCGACTCTACCAAAGCTCAAAGAACGCAGTGGATGGATTCTGTTACTCTCCCAGCGATCAATCTTGTGCCGACGAAAGGCGGCTAGCGGAGCAGTTGTTCCAAGAATTAAAAACTGACACGAAACATTCCATTCGGCAAAACGGTGCTCTGGTACGTTGGGAAGAAACGCTTTCGGCTAAACACTGGCGATCCAAAATggacgaaaaacaaatagaagCACTGAACGCATTGTTGGACGACCTAGGTGGTCGAGCTTTCATGGAGTTTGTACCATTTGTGGATGAGGAGCAACTATTTCAGTTACTTGTCCAGAATGGTAGCATGAACGAACGATGCCTTCGATTGCAGGATATGTACCGTCTGAATGAGCCATTTTTTCCCGAAACCTATACAGTCATTCGTGGAGGATCCATTTTCGACAACTTCCTGGATGAACATCGATTGCGTAATGTATCGTCCCAGACGAAGGTACTTGAGCTAACCATTTACGATCCTTTCCCAGCTATTGCTGCTGGTAAAACGGCTTGCAACTTTAAGCCGAAACATTCCATGCCAAAGAGGATGCCCAATGGTAGTGTCATCGAGCAACCAGTTGACTGGTTCTCCTTAGTACCCGTAAACGATGAAAGTATTTGCTTCAGCTTTGACTATCAACCCAATCTAGATCAGCATCCTGGACCTAGTCCCGCCATTATACTGCAAGCATTAACCATGTCGAACGCCAACGATGGTATTAATCTAGAGCGGCTCGAAACTATAGGCGATTCGTTTCTAAAGTACGCCATTACGACATATCTGTACTGCCGGTACGATAATGTGCATGAGGGCAAACTAAGCCATTTGCGTTCGAAACAAGTATCCAATTTGAATTTGTACCGATTGGGAAGGCGTAAGCGGCTTGGTGATTGCATGATTGCCGCCAAATTTGAACCGCATGATAATTGGTTGCCACCGTGTTACTATGTACCGAAAGAGCTCGAGCAAACGCTAATAGATGCCAAGGTAAATGGTCACTCTGGACAGCtgtgtataaaaaaaaagcattcgctatattggaaaatttggtaatgaatttttgatcattttcaGATTCCCGCGTGTCATTGGAATCTTGCAGATTTGCCGGACATCAAACGGCTATCATGTGCCGAGATATGTCAACTAGTCAAAGAACGAGCACGTGCGAAACGAAAAGAGGAACGTGACATGGATTGTCTAACAGTACCGAATGGTGAAGTGATCGAAACTAATGGCGAAGACAAGcacgaagaagacgaagatgatgatgacgacacGTCGTTAGGGGATGGAAATGACGACGAATCGGACTACTTTTCTTGCTTCATTCCGTACAACTTAGTCACCCAGCACAGTATTCCGGACAAATCCGTTGCTGACTGCGTGGAAGCGCTGATCGGCGCGTACCTCATTGAGTGTGGTCCTCGAGGAGCACTCCTGTTCATGGCATGGCTCGGAATTCGGGTGCTACCCATCCGAAATTCGTCGGATGCTACCGTGACTACGCCCGTGCGTCACGAGCTGTCGGAGCAAAAAACTGTTTCTTTGGCCACCATCACTGAGTACGGACAATGGGTAGCACCACCGTCCCCAATGGTACGGGCAAATATAACGTTTGGAGGCATTGAGACAGGTGCTGAGGCGACGACACGGGAGCTAGCCAGACTACTGGAAGGTTTTGATGTGTTCGAAAAAGCTCTCGGTTACACGTTCCAGGATCGCTCGTACCTTTTGCAGGCCATGACACACGCATCCTACAGTCCGAACCGGCTGACGGATTGTTATCAAAGGCTCGAGTTTCTCGGTGATGCCATTCTTGATTATCTCATCACACGGCACTTGTACGAGGATCGACGGCAGCACTCGCCTGGAGCGC
This window harbors:
- the LOC128720478 gene encoding endoribonuclease Dcr-1 is translated as MSLFHWTDGNIHTTALTPRDYQTELLTMAREENLIVCLAHNSAKEFLAVKLIQSMRSDRDGQPGAPWRTVYLTRRSDRTMLSSMVSNLTDLSVAIVDKEPDPDESASDYEEPLETNEDIATADVLFFSNDRALLDYFDQGTVLREEDVCLLIVDECHKIYGHRELFEICSRIGHQSQLKRGRKAKILGLAGPLHGAGCEPERLCWELHYLERCLGARIETASDITSVLRFSTKPTEIILECVPAKSTPLTLRLRLLMQHHMAFLQQHRYDPLALYELDGSDSASDNVVSDGEPTKLDVEQDDLRRELRSIPDPKLAPLKYLQQYLDLLDEFGPWGADRGALELLTTIEKEKIQTPYERHFLLLCMVSTALVQARSIVASVFSQYATEVERIKRYSTPKVCRLLEVLAWFGELRNRPKDSCQPTLLSNQQRMPYCFCRNAECNNLGKQFHSFGTQVSDVGECIDRLKHQLHLVRLMTDRIVQKYVTAPNTTAGESINCAQSPRHAYEGRPNNFRRKRFGGGAGQPWFHSQHKTNEMTGSDALCGLIFCNNRSMARILYVLLCEMARSQREFEFISPQYTVDKVANPLTDSQHAAVEHRKQEEVLKRFRMHECNLLIGTSVLEEGIELPKCNLVVRWNNPSNYRSYAQCKGRAKAPVAYHILFITPAPSIDAEKGDETVEPMIDDVLLDELNSDETLSEDIVDQLDREVIERTTDAMVERVAIYRQVEKLLLVKCRNGEPPDWELKHADCFNHCLEVYRPGSGTISSIGPCASLWLGNAVQTLNKYCAKLPSDTFTKLTPIWRCATTNRKGRTMYQYTIRLPINSPWKEDILGLPMPTETLARRMAAYVTCRVLHAAGELDNSFQPFGKEAFRAFEADWENFELEEMDAKILTENIDPRPGTTKRRQYYYKRIASVFNDCRPGTDTTAYLYQIHMELICPIPEEQNTRGRKIYAPEESPQGFGILTTKLIPKISSFPIFTRSGEVKVSLDLCPHRVRLSERQLEMVNCFVKYTFTKVLRLQKSLMLYDANATENCFFIVPTIKQSLPTNKEDHSDNVMVDWEFVEKIATNVHCSGPTLIADEARKGYSFDVSKFRDAVVMPWYRNRDQPQYFYVAEICYHLSPKSAFPGSNYATFEEYYHRKYNIHIQNVRQPLLDVDHTSARLNFLTPRYVNRKGVALPTSSEETKRAKRENLEQKQILVPELCTIHPFPASLWRAAVCLPCVLYRINALLLADEIRRQVARDLRLGWENVDELQDGKFQWPMLSFGWNLADVLRKTKEQKVSAQADAAGIEAASDSKNCNEDEVKRHAGADTTADTEKQDTEGVLENRDGEIKENGLSKHPPENGENNESTCETDGEGTLLEIGMWSNEMAAGVGTAQDDSYMDDEVGRGATSPSFLRYDSDCSTSNSSENYYSSDEYEDDEDCYLYESSSKGEINGDSQPVDEAMSPGDAVNDTNNKLCKKTTSSQQMVTSSRLKIEFKSETVAEAIDSECDLERQRTQQNIIQRSQQNDRLYQSSKNAVDGFCYSPSDQSCADERRLAEQLFQELKTDTKHSIRQNGALVRWEETLSAKHWRSKMDEKQIEALNALLDDLGGRAFMEFVPFVDEEQLFQLLVQNGSMNERCLRLQDMYRLNEPFFPETYTVIRGGSIFDNFLDEHRLRNVSSQTKVLELTIYDPFPAIAAGKTACNFKPKHSMPKRMPNGSVIEQPVDWFSLVPVNDESICFSFDYQPNLDQHPGPSPAIILQALTMSNANDGINLERLETIGDSFLKYAITTYLYCRYDNVHEGKLSHLRSKQVSNLNLYRLGRRKRLGDCMIAAKFEPHDNWLPPCYYVPKELEQTLIDAKIPACHWNLADLPDIKRLSCAEICQLVKERARAKRKEERDMDCLTVPNGEVIETNGEDKHEEDEDDDDDTSLGDGNDDESDYFSCFIPYNLVTQHSIPDKSVADCVEALIGAYLIECGPRGALLFMAWLGIRVLPIRNSSDATVTTPVRHELSEQKTVSLATITEYGQWVAPPSPMVRANITFGGIETGAEATTRELARLLEGFDVFEKALGYTFQDRSYLLQAMTHASYSPNRLTDCYQRLEFLGDAILDYLITRHLYEDRRQHSPGALTDLRSALVNNTIFASLAVRHGFHKYFLHLSPGLQEVIDRFVRIQQENGHRITEEEFYLPDEDDDLVDFGGEDKIGNGRGVGEAEDVEVPKALGDVFESIAGAIFLDSDMSLDTVWKVYRKMMGPEIEKFSSSVPKSPIRELLEMEPETAKFGKPEKLADGRRVRVTVEVFGKGTFRGIGRNYRIAKCTAAKCALRQLKKLGYGCHHKRR
- the LOC128720407 gene encoding alpha-tocopherol transfer protein-like, whose amino-acid sequence is MGIENDFNLEEVAEQLKSWISTQPHLPQNIHPTLLQRYVHSTHGDLEYAKKIFILGYTIRENNPVIFDNRDPLNTNVMNILKSIDMVPLPPVEGCEDKFIYYRLVDCDPDKFDFNDVIKTFFIIADLRMIQPDVPMNNGGDVPIFDMNGFTLRHLTKVVLSTLRVYMRYTQEAHPVRLKAIHVINCTPFLDRVMCLVKPFMKKRVADMLHFHLPNSETIYAHLPKAALPDEYGGQQSIVKHKEDWFNRIKLQRDYITDNSRWKIDESRRNNGNDLCGTLRKLEID